A genomic segment from Frateuria edaphi encodes:
- a CDS encoding TolB family protein: MKTSALVYSVLALTVASLSAPMPSRAGVAQGDAVLVARQLVVNSDQKGTGFAVVDTRGREAYLMPPEEGVYRDLGGWSPGGSNIVFEVSRDGIFDRSHLWVMDRQGGGVRRITQGIGVRLQPVWGPGGIAYIENSNCLHIVGGQGQNHRRLFCLPEDALIVRLQWSLDGKSVLFFGETEIGGGLEPPTDQSIYRVNVRTGLATRIFLRRLNGPSSSRLFLSPDAAWAVDINYDRAEQLSLIELATGAESGLVSYGSNPVWSPDSKRLAYDLFGDLYVMDAATRPSERRLRRLTNNPTDINYEPIAWSRDGTCLLANRLHYVGSGEHAYTEADPVIFNLVTGERTRLPPGAAVEHGWFQHE; this comes from the coding sequence ATGAAAACGTCTGCTTTGGTTTATTCCGTGCTGGCGCTGACCGTGGCCAGCTTGTCCGCGCCGATGCCTTCACGCGCCGGAGTCGCGCAAGGCGATGCAGTGCTGGTGGCCCGCCAGCTCGTGGTGAACAGCGACCAGAAGGGGACCGGCTTTGCCGTGGTCGATACCCGGGGCCGCGAGGCTTACCTGATGCCCCCCGAGGAAGGCGTGTATCGGGACCTGGGCGGCTGGTCGCCCGGCGGTTCGAACATCGTCTTCGAGGTGTCGCGTGACGGCATCTTCGATCGCTCGCACTTGTGGGTGATGGATCGCCAGGGCGGCGGGGTCAGGCGCATCACGCAGGGTATCGGTGTGCGTCTACAGCCGGTCTGGGGCCCCGGCGGCATTGCCTACATCGAAAACTCCAACTGCCTGCACATCGTCGGTGGGCAAGGGCAAAACCATCGGCGCCTGTTTTGCCTGCCCGAGGACGCCCTCATCGTCAGGCTGCAATGGTCGCTGGACGGCAAGAGCGTGCTGTTCTTTGGCGAAACTGAGATCGGCGGCGGCCTCGAGCCCCCCACCGACCAGAGCATCTATCGGGTGAACGTGCGCACGGGCCTGGCCACCCGCATTTTCCTGCGCCGACTGAACGGGCCTTCCAGTTCGCGTCTCTTCCTGTCGCCGGATGCCGCCTGGGCGGTCGATATCAACTACGACCGGGCCGAACAATTGAGCCTGATCGAGCTTGCGACCGGGGCCGAGTCGGGGTTGGTCAGCTACGGTAGCAATCCGGTGTGGTCTCCGGACAGCAAACGCCTGGCATACGACCTCTTCGGCGACCTCTACGTCATGGATGCGGCGACCCGTCCCAGCGAACGGCGCCTGCGCCGGCTTACCAACAATCCGACCGACATCAACTATGAGCCGATTGCCTGGTCCAGGGACGGAACATGCCTGCTCGCCAACCGCCTGCACTACGTGGGCTCGGGTGAGCACGCCTACACCGAGGCGGATCCGGTGATCTTCAACCTCGTCACCGGCGAGCGCACGCGCTTGCCGCCAGGGGCGGCGGTCGAACACGGCTGGTTCCAACACGAGTAG
- a CDS encoding STAS domain-containing protein codes for MGSKRELKQPRTVEIGLPADCRMAAQSALLADLLGALDAPATQIDGSAVERVDTAALQLLTLFRREALSRGCEVSWRGASTTLCEAADTLGLVKALDLPVAAAA; via the coding sequence ATGGGCAGCAAACGAGAGCTCAAACAGCCCAGAACGGTCGAAATCGGCTTGCCGGCCGACTGCCGCATGGCGGCGCAGTCGGCCTTGCTGGCCGATCTGCTGGGCGCGCTGGACGCACCGGCCACGCAGATCGACGGCAGTGCCGTCGAGCGCGTGGACACGGCCGCGCTGCAGCTGCTGACGCTGTTCCGCCGCGAGGCCCTCTCGCGCGGTTGCGAAGTCAGCTGGCGGGGCGCGAGCACCACATTGTGCGAGGCGGCGGACACGCTCGGCCTCGTCAAGGCACTTGATCTACCGGTCGCTGCGGCGGCCTGA
- a CDS encoding response regulator, with protein sequence MAKILAVDDSASMRGMVAYTLRGAGHEVTEAENGQLALDAAAAGGFDLVLADVNMPVMDGISMVRELRTRPAYKGVPILMLTTESHTDKKMEGKAAGATGWLVKPFDPDQLLATVKRVLG encoded by the coding sequence ATGGCAAAGATTCTTGCGGTGGACGATTCGGCGTCGATGCGCGGCATGGTGGCCTACACCCTGCGCGGCGCGGGCCACGAGGTGACCGAGGCGGAAAACGGCCAGCTCGCGCTGGACGCCGCGGCCGCGGGCGGGTTCGACCTGGTGCTGGCCGACGTCAACATGCCGGTGATGGACGGCATCAGCATGGTGCGCGAGCTGCGCACGCGCCCGGCGTACAAGGGCGTGCCGATCCTGATGCTGACCACCGAGTCGCACACGGACAAGAAGATGGAAGGCAAGGCCGCCGGCGCCACCGGCTGGCTGGTCAAGCCGTTCGACCCGGACCAGCTGCTGGCCACGGTCAAGCGCGTGCTCGGCTAA
- a CDS encoding chemotaxis protein CheA, with the protein MSNAGLAQFQQVFIEESLEGLDTMESSLLALDEGGDGELVHTIFRAAHSIKGGAATFGFPEMASFTHEAESLLDEVRGGKRAIDKPIVELLLRSVDCLRGMFDRARAGQPLNDAVSDGVRGELAAMMGREAPAQAGPARRAGDQAEAWMIRFQPHAGMLAGGNDPLRLIRELAGLGELSIEADLSRLPSLDKLDPSECHLGWNIELKAPVKREDIAAVFDWVEGECELSIEPKPSTVVTPVAAAAPAPANIADAAAARGTREASAESSSVRVAIDKIDSMINLVGELVITQSMLDTFREDFDPARLPLLQQGLIQLARHARELQESVMGIRMLPIASVFNRFPRLVRDLSQKLGKQVKLELHGEQTELDKTVLEKIGDPMVHLVRNAIDHGLEMPDKRRAAGKHEMGTLKLDAFHRGGNIVVEVSDDGAGLNREAIVNKAIERGLIASGEGLSEEAVGELIFQPGFSTAAVTTDLSGRGVGMDVVRRNVSDLGGTVTIRSKPGQGSVFTITLPLTLAIIDGLTAAVGEERYIVPLVSIVESVQLKPEALKTVVGGGELFRFRGEYLPVLRLHELFGCDGAKRSIEEGLLIVVEGDGSRVGLFVDGLVGQQQAVVKSLEANYRRVQGVSGATILADGAVALIVDIAGLVRLHSRRKAA; encoded by the coding sequence ATGAGCAACGCGGGCCTGGCGCAGTTCCAACAAGTGTTCATCGAGGAGAGCCTGGAAGGGCTCGACACGATGGAATCCTCGCTGCTCGCGCTGGACGAGGGCGGCGACGGGGAACTGGTGCACACCATCTTCCGCGCGGCGCACTCGATCAAGGGCGGCGCGGCCACCTTCGGTTTCCCGGAGATGGCCTCGTTCACGCATGAGGCCGAGTCGCTGCTGGACGAGGTCCGCGGCGGCAAGCGCGCGATCGACAAGCCGATCGTCGAACTGCTGCTGCGCTCGGTCGACTGCCTGCGCGGCATGTTCGACCGTGCCAGGGCCGGCCAGCCGTTGAACGACGCCGTCTCCGACGGCGTGCGTGGCGAACTGGCGGCGATGATGGGCCGCGAGGCGCCCGCGCAGGCGGGCCCGGCCCGCCGTGCCGGGGACCAGGCCGAGGCGTGGATGATCCGTTTCCAGCCGCACGCGGGCATGCTCGCGGGCGGCAACGATCCGCTGCGGCTGATCCGCGAGCTGGCCGGGCTGGGCGAACTCTCCATCGAGGCCGACCTCTCGCGCCTGCCTTCGCTGGACAAGCTGGACCCGTCCGAGTGCCACCTGGGCTGGAACATCGAGCTCAAGGCGCCGGTCAAGCGCGAGGACATCGCGGCGGTGTTCGACTGGGTCGAGGGCGAGTGCGAGCTGTCCATCGAGCCCAAGCCGAGCACGGTCGTGACGCCCGTCGCGGCTGCGGCGCCCGCCCCGGCGAACATCGCCGATGCGGCGGCCGCGCGTGGCACGCGCGAGGCGAGCGCCGAATCGAGTTCCGTGCGCGTGGCGATCGACAAGATCGACAGCATGATCAACCTGGTGGGCGAGCTGGTGATAACCCAGTCCATGCTCGACACCTTCCGCGAGGATTTCGACCCGGCCCGGCTGCCGTTGCTGCAGCAGGGCCTGATCCAGCTTGCCCGGCATGCGCGCGAGCTGCAGGAAAGCGTGATGGGCATCCGCATGCTGCCCATCGCCTCGGTGTTCAACCGCTTCCCGCGACTGGTGCGCGACCTGAGCCAGAAGCTCGGCAAGCAGGTGAAGCTGGAGCTGCACGGCGAGCAGACCGAGCTGGACAAGACGGTGCTGGAGAAGATCGGCGATCCGATGGTGCACCTGGTGCGCAACGCGATCGACCACGGCCTGGAAATGCCGGACAAGCGCCGCGCCGCCGGCAAGCACGAGATGGGCACGCTCAAGCTCGATGCCTTCCATCGCGGCGGCAACATCGTGGTGGAGGTGTCCGACGACGGCGCCGGCCTCAACCGCGAGGCGATCGTGAACAAGGCGATCGAGCGCGGCCTGATCGCCAGCGGCGAAGGCCTGAGCGAGGAGGCGGTCGGCGAACTGATCTTCCAGCCGGGCTTCTCCACCGCCGCGGTCACCACCGACCTTTCCGGCCGCGGCGTGGGCATGGACGTGGTCCGCCGCAACGTCTCCGACCTCGGCGGCACGGTCACCATCCGCAGCAAGCCGGGGCAGGGCAGCGTGTTCACCATCACCCTGCCGCTCACGCTCGCGATCATCGACGGCCTTACCGCCGCGGTGGGCGAGGAGCGCTACATCGTGCCGCTGGTGTCGATCGTCGAATCGGTGCAGCTCAAGCCCGAGGCGCTCAAGACCGTGGTCGGCGGCGGCGAATTGTTCCGCTTCCGCGGTGAGTACCTGCCGGTGCTGCGCCTGCACGAACTGTTCGGCTGCGACGGCGCCAAGCGGTCGATCGAGGAGGGGTTGCTGATCGTGGTCGAGGGCGACGGTTCCCGCGTGGGGCTGTTCGTCGACGGCCTGGTCGGCCAGCAGCAGGCCGTGGTCAAGTCGCTGGAAGCGAACTACCGCCGCGTGCAGGGCGTGTCCGGCGCGACCATCCTGGCCGACGGCGCGGTGGCGCTGATCGTCGACATCGCCGGCCTCGTGCGCCTGCACAGCCGCCGCAAGGCCGCCTGA
- a CDS encoding chemotaxis protein CheW produces the protein MNHPANPAAPETATAVQYLTVNLAHEEYAIDILAVREIRGWTPVTRIPQAPHYVLGVLNLRGAIVPVLDLRLRFGLAREEYTATTVTVIVTVAERLFGVIVDAVSDVLDVRPDQLRPVPDMGTTVDTEYLKGLTAIEDRMVLLLDVDKLLQPQDAQMLEAALPAANDVKAVA, from the coding sequence ATGAACCATCCAGCGAACCCCGCCGCCCCGGAAACGGCCACAGCGGTCCAGTACCTCACCGTGAACCTCGCGCACGAGGAATACGCCATCGACATCCTGGCCGTGCGCGAGATCCGCGGCTGGACGCCGGTCACGCGCATTCCCCAGGCGCCGCACTACGTGCTCGGCGTGCTCAACCTGCGCGGTGCCATCGTGCCGGTGCTGGATCTGCGCCTGCGCTTCGGCCTCGCGCGCGAGGAGTACACGGCGACCACCGTCACGGTGATCGTCACCGTCGCCGAGCGCCTGTTCGGCGTGATCGTCGACGCCGTCTCCGACGTGCTGGACGTGCGCCCGGACCAGCTTCGCCCGGTGCCCGACATGGGCACCACCGTGGACACCGAATACCTGAAGGGACTGACCGCCATCGAGGACCGCATGGTGCTGCTCCTGGACGTGGACAAACTGCTGCAACCGCAGGACGCGCAGATGCTGGAAGCCGCCTTGCCCGCGGCCAATGACGTTAAAGCCGTGGCCTGA
- a CDS encoding methyl-accepting chemotaxis protein, giving the protein MKMPKFKFKIPSLTVRGRLRVVMGMLMLMLVGGAVIGIGSMQLQNESMRATYENEIVPAQVVAQLQQSSLLSFIVLGEAGNLVGKPALKQKLAEFAEHQANVVKYKKMLEGFPKGEAIAKQYKDYLSTNEDYQSAKKDMLDALNQNDAGALDVLDMEVRPLLMLRQESLAKLADLQRAEAQGIYEAQVKRFQWIRAISIGALAAGLLIAAWMALSLSRSIIGTLTYAGRVAREIAQGKLGHAIEVKRNDELGQLLEAFRSMDERLSAIVGEVRHGSGAVSTAAQQIARGNDDLSQRTQEQASSLEETASSMEEMTSTVKQNAENASHANQLARGAREQAERGGEVASQAVVAMKEINASSRKISDIVSLIDEIAFQTNLLSLNAAVEAARAGEQGRGFAVVATEVRNLAQRSAGAAKEIKALINDSAEKVKAGSELVDQSGKALAEIVDSVKKVTDIVAEIAAASQEQSAGIDQVNHAVLQMDEMTQQNAALVEEAAAAARAMQEQAGELSRQVAFFRLEGDAAAAPAPVKPQSSSVVAEAEAVFAAVRNTPPVRAMRSAEPAAVAADAGVWKEF; this is encoded by the coding sequence ATGAAGATGCCGAAATTCAAGTTCAAGATTCCCTCCCTGACCGTGCGTGGCCGGCTGCGCGTGGTCATGGGCATGCTGATGCTCATGCTCGTTGGCGGCGCCGTGATCGGCATCGGCTCGATGCAGCTGCAGAACGAAAGCATGCGCGCGACCTACGAGAACGAGATCGTTCCCGCCCAGGTCGTCGCCCAGCTGCAGCAGAGCTCGCTGTTGTCCTTCATCGTGCTGGGCGAGGCGGGCAACCTGGTCGGCAAGCCGGCCCTGAAGCAGAAGCTGGCCGAGTTCGCCGAACACCAGGCGAACGTCGTCAAGTACAAGAAGATGCTCGAGGGCTTCCCCAAGGGCGAGGCGATCGCCAAGCAGTACAAGGACTACCTCTCGACCAACGAGGATTACCAGAGCGCCAAGAAGGACATGCTGGACGCGCTCAACCAGAACGATGCCGGTGCGCTGGACGTGCTCGACATGGAGGTGCGCCCGCTGCTGATGCTGCGCCAGGAGTCGCTGGCGAAACTGGCCGACCTGCAGCGCGCCGAGGCCCAGGGCATCTACGAGGCACAGGTCAAGCGCTTCCAATGGATCCGCGCCATCAGCATCGGCGCGCTTGCCGCCGGTCTTCTGATCGCCGCCTGGATGGCGCTCTCGCTCAGCCGCTCGATCATCGGCACGCTGACTTACGCCGGCCGCGTCGCCCGCGAGATCGCCCAGGGCAAGCTCGGCCACGCCATCGAGGTCAAGCGCAACGACGAACTGGGCCAGCTGCTGGAAGCGTTCCGCAGCATGGACGAGCGCCTGTCGGCGATCGTCGGCGAGGTTCGCCACGGCTCCGGCGCGGTGAGCACCGCCGCGCAGCAGATCGCCCGCGGCAACGACGACCTTTCGCAGCGTACGCAGGAACAGGCCTCCAGCCTGGAGGAAACGGCCTCCTCGATGGAGGAGATGACCTCCACCGTCAAGCAGAACGCCGAGAACGCCAGCCACGCCAACCAGCTGGCCCGCGGCGCCCGCGAACAGGCCGAGCGCGGCGGCGAAGTGGCCTCCCAGGCGGTCGTGGCGATGAAGGAAATCAACGCCTCCAGCCGCAAGATTTCCGACATCGTCAGCCTGATCGACGAGATCGCCTTCCAGACCAACCTGCTCTCGCTCAACGCGGCCGTGGAAGCGGCGCGTGCAGGCGAGCAGGGCCGCGGCTTCGCGGTCGTCGCCACCGAGGTGCGCAACCTGGCGCAGCGCTCGGCCGGCGCGGCCAAGGAGATCAAGGCGCTGATCAACGACAGCGCGGAGAAGGTCAAGGCCGGTTCCGAGCTGGTCGACCAGTCCGGCAAGGCGCTCGCCGAGATCGTCGACAGCGTCAAGAAGGTCACCGACATCGTGGCCGAGATCGCCGCGGCCAGCCAGGAACAGTCGGCCGGCATCGACCAGGTCAACCACGCCGTGCTGCAGATGGACGAGATGACCCAGCAGAATGCCGCGCTGGTGGAGGAGGCTGCTGCGGCCGCCCGCGCCATGCAGGAGCAGGCCGGCGAGCTGTCGCGCCAGGTCGCGTTCTTCCGCCTCGAGGGCGATGCGGCGGCGGCGCCCGCACCGGTGAAGCCGCAGTCGTCGTCCGTGGTCGCCGAGGCCGAGGCCGTGTTCGCCGCCGTACGCAACACGCCTCCGGTGCGCGCCATGCGCTCGGCCGAACCGGCCGCCGTGGCAGCCGACGCGGGCGTGTGGAAGGAGTTCTGA
- a CDS encoding CheR family methyltransferase, whose amino-acid sequence MNAVASQDQATAGLTGPVLGDDEFQFLRTFVYQHCGIALSEQKHQLVQGRLVRRLRALGLKGFDAYCQLLRTDPDSELGELASAISTNVTAFFREVHHFEALTNEMLPRWLEQKRREGDRLRIWSAGCSSGEEPYSLAMVLAEALERCGRSIDAKILATDLSPAALAAAQKGVYPIERLEGVSAERRHRWFLRGEGEYAGLACVHPKLRELVTIAPLNLLHDWPMQGPFDAILCRNVVIYFDQPTKQKLFRRFARLLPAGGPLFLGHSESMHGLSDEFELIGRTIYRKKIA is encoded by the coding sequence ATGAACGCGGTCGCCAGCCAGGATCAAGCGACGGCCGGCCTCACCGGCCCCGTGCTCGGCGATGACGAGTTCCAGTTCCTGCGCACGTTCGTCTACCAGCACTGCGGCATCGCGCTCAGCGAGCAGAAACACCAGCTGGTGCAGGGGCGCCTGGTGCGTCGCCTGCGGGCGCTGGGCCTGAAGGGCTTCGACGCTTACTGCCAGCTGCTGCGCACCGACCCCGACAGCGAGCTGGGCGAGCTGGCCAGCGCGATCAGCACCAACGTGACGGCGTTCTTCCGCGAGGTGCACCACTTCGAGGCGCTGACCAACGAGATGCTGCCGCGCTGGCTGGAGCAGAAGCGTCGCGAAGGCGATCGCCTGCGCATCTGGTCGGCCGGCTGTTCCAGCGGCGAAGAGCCCTATTCGCTGGCGATGGTGCTGGCCGAGGCGCTGGAGCGCTGCGGCCGCAGCATCGACGCGAAGATCCTCGCCACCGATCTCTCGCCCGCGGCACTGGCCGCGGCGCAGAAGGGTGTCTATCCCATCGAGCGGCTGGAAGGGGTCAGCGCCGAGCGCCGCCACCGCTGGTTCCTGCGCGGCGAGGGCGAGTACGCGGGCCTGGCCTGCGTGCATCCGAAGCTGCGCGAGCTGGTCACCATCGCGCCGCTCAACCTGCTGCACGACTGGCCGATGCAGGGGCCGTTCGACGCGATCCTGTGCCGCAACGTGGTGATCTATTTCGACCAGCCGACCAAGCAGAAGCTGTTCCGCCGCTTCGCGCGGCTGCTGCCCGCGGGTGGCCCGCTGTTCCTGGGCCATTCGGAGTCCATGCACGGTCTTTCCGACGAGTTCGAACTGATCGGCCGCACCATTTATCGGAAAAAGATTGCATGA
- the cheD gene encoding chemoreceptor glutamine deamidase CheD, which translates to MTQVVARLPLGQAIAPALPGFEHLRRFWDPTHQCVTAKVLPGEFYVCTQEEMISTVLGSCIAACIRDRRRCVGGMNHFMLPEPVGERDSWTAAVGRAARYGSDAMEQLINAILKAGGHREDLEVKVFGGGRVLAQMTDVGRRNIEFIQRYLATERLEVAASDLGDVYPRQVQYFPASGRVRVRQLRGTRDAALVDGERGYLKRLANDPIKGEVELF; encoded by the coding sequence ATGACCCAGGTCGTCGCGAGGCTGCCCCTGGGCCAGGCCATCGCACCCGCTTTACCCGGTTTCGAGCATCTGCGCAGGTTCTGGGATCCGACCCACCAGTGCGTCACCGCGAAGGTGCTGCCCGGCGAGTTCTACGTATGCACGCAGGAGGAGATGATTTCGACCGTACTGGGTTCGTGCATCGCCGCCTGCATCCGTGACCGGCGCCGGTGCGTGGGCGGCATGAACCACTTCATGCTGCCCGAGCCGGTGGGTGAGCGCGACAGCTGGACGGCTGCGGTCGGCCGCGCGGCGCGCTACGGCTCCGATGCGATGGAGCAGCTGATCAACGCGATCCTCAAGGCCGGTGGCCACCGCGAGGACCTGGAGGTGAAGGTCTTCGGTGGCGGGCGCGTGCTGGCGCAGATGACCGACGTCGGCCGGCGCAACATCGAATTCATCCAGCGCTACCTCGCCACCGAAAGGCTCGAGGTGGCCGCCTCCGACCTCGGCGACGTGTATCCGCGCCAGGTCCAGTACTTCCCGGCCAGCGGCAGGGTGCGCGTGCGCCAGTTGCGCGGTACGCGCGACGCGGCGCTGGTCGATGGCGAGCGTGGCTACCTCAAGCGTTTGGCAAACGATCCGATAAAGGGAGAGGTGGAGCTGTTCTGA
- a CDS encoding protein-glutamate methylesterase/protein-glutamine glutaminase, whose protein sequence is MDKVRVLVVDDSALVRKLLSSMLASDPQIEVVGTAADPLIAREKIKQLNPDVLTLDVEMPRMDGLTFLENLMRLRPMPVVMVSSLTEQGADVTLRALELGAVDFFTKPSSDLAGVFAASAQDICAKVKTAARSKPRARTAVRKLEVAPRLSADAVLPLSQSAGTRGGSPIIAIGASTGGTEAIRAVLEAMPPDAPPIVITQHIPAAFSGPFATRMDNCSAMRVYEARDGQPIQQGHAYIAPGSQHLLVMWDGARYVCRLHDGPPVNRHKPSVDVLFRSMAASVGKAAVAALLTGMGDDGARGLLELSQAGAATLVQDEETSVVWGMPGAAWKLGAAREALPLDQIAARLLRLARQPIDSAPRVAAL, encoded by the coding sequence ATGGACAAGGTGCGAGTTCTGGTAGTCGACGATTCCGCACTGGTGCGCAAGCTCCTGTCGTCCATGCTTGCCTCCGATCCGCAGATCGAGGTGGTCGGCACCGCGGCCGATCCGTTGATCGCGCGCGAAAAGATCAAGCAGCTCAACCCCGACGTGCTCACGCTCGACGTCGAGATGCCGCGCATGGACGGGCTGACCTTCCTCGAAAATTTGATGCGCCTGCGGCCGATGCCGGTGGTGATGGTCTCCTCGCTGACCGAGCAGGGCGCCGACGTCACGCTGCGTGCGCTGGAGCTGGGTGCGGTGGATTTCTTCACCAAGCCGTCCAGCGACCTGGCCGGTGTCTTTGCCGCCAGCGCGCAGGACATCTGCGCCAAGGTCAAGACGGCCGCACGCTCGAAGCCGCGCGCGCGCACCGCCGTGCGCAAGCTGGAAGTGGCGCCGCGGTTGTCGGCCGATGCCGTGCTGCCGCTGTCGCAATCGGCAGGCACGCGCGGCGGCAGCCCGATCATCGCGATCGGTGCGTCCACCGGCGGCACCGAGGCAATCCGCGCCGTGTTGGAGGCGATGCCGCCGGATGCGCCGCCGATCGTCATCACCCAGCACATTCCCGCTGCCTTCAGCGGCCCGTTCGCCACGCGCATGGACAACTGCTCGGCGATGCGCGTGTACGAGGCGCGCGATGGCCAGCCGATCCAGCAGGGCCATGCCTACATCGCGCCTGGCTCGCAGCACCTGCTGGTGATGTGGGATGGCGCGCGTTACGTCTGCCGCCTGCACGACGGTCCGCCGGTGAACCGGCACAAGCCCAGTGTCGACGTGCTGTTCCGCTCGATGGCGGCCAGCGTCGGCAAGGCCGCGGTCGCCGCGCTGCTCACCGGCATGGGTGATGACGGTGCGCGCGGGCTGCTGGAACTGTCCCAGGCCGGCGCCGCGACGCTGGTGCAGGACGAAGAAACCTCGGTGGTGTGGGGCATGCCCGGCGCCGCCTGGAAACTCGGCGCCGCCCGCGAAGCACTTCCGCTGGACCAGATTGCCGCGCGCCTGCTGAGGCTGGCGCGCCAACCCATCGACAGCGCCCCGCGCGTCGCCGCCCTTTGA
- a CDS encoding methyl-accepting chemotaxis protein produces the protein MNAILSFFHTRHLVGFSASAVALLVSLLWHPAWLAPVLVIALAAAWIVEARRSAAAVEAVVPEAVDPTPVREALEDVRSALVDELGHATRELHQGLDLLRDAVQELGGGFDGLSQKTGLQQSLLKQIIDAQNGGVSVQDFAARTSDLLEHFVGMIVQMSRESLRIVYRIDGMAKEMDAVFGLLKNVNTIAEETNLLALNASIEAARAGESGRGFAVVAGEIRNLASNSNQFNEQIGSHVERARAAMEQLRGLVGTMASQDLNVALSAKGGIDAMMAHVTESDARTNAVADQVVEINRGLGSDVSTTIRSLQFEDILSQLLQQTRSRLVELQEITADCTRDIEELACSRIDAAALEARAQRVRARLAVQREKARLRSRGPALQSSMDAGEIELF, from the coding sequence ATGAACGCCATCCTCTCCTTCTTCCATACCCGTCACCTGGTCGGATTCTCGGCCAGCGCCGTGGCGCTCCTGGTCAGCCTGCTCTGGCACCCGGCCTGGCTTGCGCCGGTGCTGGTGATCGCGCTGGCCGCCGCCTGGATCGTCGAGGCCCGCCGCAGCGCGGCCGCCGTCGAGGCGGTCGTGCCCGAGGCGGTCGATCCCACCCCCGTGCGCGAAGCGCTGGAAGACGTGCGCAGCGCGCTGGTCGATGAACTCGGCCACGCCACCCGCGAACTGCACCAGGGCCTGGACTTGCTGCGCGACGCGGTGCAGGAGCTGGGCGGCGGCTTCGACGGCCTGTCGCAGAAGACCGGCCTGCAGCAGTCGCTGCTCAAGCAGATCATCGACGCGCAGAACGGCGGCGTCTCCGTGCAGGACTTCGCCGCGCGCACCAGCGACCTGCTGGAGCACTTCGTCGGCATGATCGTGCAGATGTCGCGCGAGAGCCTGCGCATCGTCTACCGCATCGACGGCATGGCCAAGGAAATGGACGCGGTGTTCGGCCTGCTCAAGAACGTCAACACGATCGCCGAGGAGACCAACCTGCTGGCGCTCAACGCCTCGATCGAGGCGGCGCGCGCGGGCGAGTCCGGCCGCGGCTTCGCGGTGGTGGCGGGCGAGATCCGCAACCTGGCCAGCAACTCCAACCAGTTCAACGAGCAGATCGGCAGCCACGTCGAGCGCGCCCGCGCCGCGATGGAGCAGTTGCGCGGGCTGGTCGGCACGATGGCTTCGCAGGATCTGAACGTCGCGCTGTCGGCCAAGGGCGGCATCGACGCGATGATGGCGCACGTCACCGAGTCGGACGCGCGCACCAATGCGGTCGCCGACCAGGTGGTCGAGATCAACCGCGGTCTGGGCTCCGACGTCTCCACCACGATCCGCTCGCTGCAGTTCGAGGACATCCTGAGCCAGCTGCTGCAACAGACCCGCTCGCGCCTGGTCGAGCTGCAGGAAATCACCGCCGACTGCACCCGCGACATCGAGGAGCTGGCCTGCAGCAGGATCGACGCGGCGGCGCTGGAGGCCCGCGCCCAGCGCGTGCGCGCCCGCCTGGCCGTGCAGCGGGAGAAGGCCCGCCTGCGCTCGCGCGGCCCGGCGCTGCAGAGCTCGATGGACGCCGGCGAGATCGAACTTTTCTAA
- a CDS encoding STAS domain-containing protein, with the protein MNVHHDSDTDCLTLHLGEHFDFSMHRDFHDACLGSGLKARSYVIDLGEVTRMDSSALGMLLLLREHAGADRAEIRIVNARDELRGTLRVAGFDKLFVLH; encoded by the coding sequence ATCAACGTCCACCACGACAGCGACACCGACTGCCTGACCCTGCACCTGGGCGAGCACTTCGACTTCAGCATGCACCGCGACTTCCACGACGCCTGCCTGGGCTCGGGCCTCAAGGCGCGCAGCTACGTGATCGACCTGGGCGAAGTCACCCGCATGGACAGCTCCGCGCTGGGCATGCTGCTGCTGCTGCGCGAACACGCCGGCGCCGACCGCGCCGAGATCCGCATCGTCAACGCCCGCGACGAACTGCGCGGCACGCTGCGCGTGGCCGGCTTCGACAAGCTGTTCGTGCTGCACTGA